One segment of Erigeron canadensis isolate Cc75 chromosome 2, C_canadensis_v1, whole genome shotgun sequence DNA contains the following:
- the LOC122586767 gene encoding uncharacterized protein LOC122586767: MTVADMIIDGKWRWPEDWLNKYEFFRDIEVPNLKESREDRVKWLTKQNSLVQFSTNQVWKDLRPDWEKLAVQRKLMTQDRIMKWQTNGDFTCLLCQRGVDSHEHLFFQCEYAMKVWKNITDNSPILSGNIGMFDVIEKIAAMKTQNNLAVVVSKLVLAASVYFVWQERNLRNFKKEERSVETLCRIIKDNVRHKMMSISVKNTMKVSSIAERWNLRWSNNSLVAIED, encoded by the exons ATGACAGTTGCAGATATGATTATTGATGGTAAATGGAGGTGGCCAGAGGATTGGTTAAATAAATATGAGTTCTTTAGAGATATTGAGGTTCCAAATTTGAAGGAAAGCAGGGAAGATAGGGTAAAATGGCTCACTAAACAGAATTCTTTGGTGCAGTTCAGTACAAATCAAGTTTGGAAAGATTTGAGACCTGATTGGGAAAAG TTGGCAGTTCAGAGAAAGTTGATGACTCAAGATAGAATAATGAAATGGCAGACTAATGGGGATTTTACATGTCTTCTGTGTCAAAGAGGAGTTGATAGTCATGAACACTTGTTCTTCCAATGTGAGTATGCAATGAAGGTGTGGAAGAATATTACAGATAACTCTCCTATATTAAGTGGCAATATAGGGATGTTTGATGTAATTGAGAAAATTGCAGCAATGAAAACCCAGAATAATCTTGCAGTTGTTGTTAGCAAATTGGTCCTGGCTGCATCTGTCTATTTTGTGTGGCAGGAAAGGAATTTGAGAAACTTTAAGAAGGAAGAGAGAAGTGTAGAAACTTTGTGCAGAATAATAAAGGATAATGTAAGGCATAAAATGATGTCAATTAGTGTTAAAAACACTATGAAGGTGAGTAGTATTGCTGAAAGATGGAACTTGAGATGGAGTAATAACTCTCTGGTTGCTATTGAAGATTAA
- the LOC122587155 gene encoding U-box domain-containing protein 44-like, whose protein sequence is MAGSWDGSRDLGSQSDDSFQYDRQHIEPIYDAFICPLSKEIMKDPVTLENGQTFEREAIEKWFNECKENGRKLVCPLTLRELKTMDMNPSIALRNTIEEWSARNEAVQLDMARKSLTPGSSESDILQALRFIQQLASKNLSNKHIIRNAELLPMVVDMLKSTSRKVRCRALETLRIVVEDDDENKEIMAEGDKVRTIVKFLSHEQSKEREEAVSLLFELSKSESLCEKIGSVNGAILILVGMTSSKSENLLIVEKADKTLENLEKNENNVRQMAENGRLQPLLTLLLEGSPDMKLSMASYLGELALSNDVKVFVARTVGSSLINLMKSGDMQSREAALKALNQVSSCEASAKVLVEEGILPPLVNDLFAGSNRLPILKEISATILANLVSSDCDFDSIPVGPNYQTLVSEDIIHNLLQMISNTGPSIECKLLQVLVGLTNSPITVIGVATAIKSLGATISLVQFIEAPQKDLRMAAIKLLQNLSIHMGQELAGCLCGSAGQLSSLFKVIAENIASTEEQAAAIGIVADLPEMDVGLTRQMLDEGDFQIVVSRIKMIRQGETRRSRFVTPYLEGLVRVLSRITFVLANEPKAISFCRDHDLTGLFTELLQANGLDNVQMASALALENLSQESKNLTKLPELPSPGFCGSIFPCLSNQPVVTGLCRVHRGTCTQRDTFCLIEGQALARLVALLDHTNEKVVEASLAALSTLLDDGVNIEEGVSVLCEAEGIKPILDVLLEKQTENLRRRSVWMVERLLRTEDIAYEVSGDPNVSTALVDAFQHGDYRTRQIAERALKHIDKIPNFSGIFPNMG, encoded by the exons ATGGCTGGAAGCTGGGATGGAAGTCGGGACCTTGGCAGCCAGTCCGATGACAGTTTTCAATATGATAGACAACATATAGAACCTATATATGATGCATTTATATGCCCTCTTTCTAAAGAAATTATGAAAGACCCTGTTACCTTGGAAAATGGTCAAACTTTCGAGCGAGAAGCAATTGAAAAATGGTTCAATGAATGCAAAGAGAACGGAAGAAAGTTGGTCTGTCCCCTGACTTTACGAGAATTGAAGACAATGGATATGAATCCAAGTATTGCGTTAAGGAACACAATTGAAGAATGGAGTGCCAGGAATGAGGCTGTTCAGCTTGACATGGCTCGCAAGTCTTTAACCCCTGGTAGTTCCGAAAGTGATATCTTGCAGGCGTTGAGATTTATTCAGCAGCTTGCCTCAAAAAATCTTTCAAATAAGCACATCATCCGTAATGCTGAGCTCCTACCTATGGTCGTTGACATGCTGAAGAGCACTAGTCGTAAAGTCAGGTGTAGAGCTTTGGAAACCCTTCGAATAGTAGTcgaggatgatgatgaaaataag GAAATAATGGCGGAAGGGGATAAAGTGCGCACAATTGTCAAGTTCTTGTCTCATGAGCAGTCGAAAGAAAGGGAAGAAGCTGTCTCATTGCTCTTTGAACTCTCCAAATCCGAGTCTTTGTGTGAAAAAATTGGTTCTGTCAATGGAGCAATCCTTATTTTAGTCGGAATGACAAGCAGCAAATCAGAAAATCTCTTAATTGTTGAGAAAGCTGACAAAACTCTAGAAAATTTGGAGAAGAACGAGAATAATGTGAGGCAGATGGCTGAAAATGGCAGATTGCAACCTCTTTTGAcgcttcttcttgaag GTTCTCCTGATATGAAACTTTCTATGGCTTCATATCTCGGTGAATTGGCTCTTAGTAATGATGTTAAAGTCTTTGTAGCACGAACTGTAGGTTCGTCTTTAATCAACCTCATGAAAAGTGGTGACATGCAGTCTCGAGAAGCTGCCCTAAAAGCCTTGAATCAAGTCTCATCTTGTGAAGCAAGTGCAAAAGTTTTGGTTGAAGAAGGTATACTTCCTCCTCTAGTCAACGATCTCTTTGCAGGCTCTAACCGCCTCCCAATACTTAAAGAGATATCTGCCACAATTCTTGCCAATTTAGTGAGCTCTGATTGTGACTTTGACTCCATCCCAGTTGGACCAAACTACCAAACCCTCGTGTCCGAAGACATAATTCACAACTTACTCCAAATGATTAGTAACACTGGCCCGTCCATAGAATGCAAACTTCTACAAGTTCTTGTTGGGTTAACAAATTCTCCCATCACGGTAATCGGGGTGGCTACAGCCATTAAAAGTTTGGGTGCCACCATCAGTTTGGTTCAATTCATTGAAGCCCCACAAAAAGATCTGCGAATGGCTGCAATTAAGCTTCTTCAAAATCTTTCTATCCACATGGGCCAAGAATTAGCCGGTTGTTTATGTGGGTCAGCAGGCCAGCTCAGTAGTTTATTCAAAGTAATAGCGGAAAATATTGCAAGCACAGAAGAGCAAGCAGCCGCCATCGGGATTGTAGCAGATCTCCCAGAAATGGATGTTGGGCTCACGAGACAGATGCTTGACGAAGGTGATTTTCAAATTGTGGTTTCAAGAATAAAAATGATCAGGCAGGGAGAGACTAGAAGAAGTCGGTTTGTGACACCTTATCTAGAAGGACTTGTGCGGGTCCTTTCAAGGATTACTTTTGTTTTAGCCAACGAGCCAAAAGCCATTTCATTTTGCCGTGATCATGACCTTACGGGATTATTCACCGAATTGCTTCAAGCAAACGGGCTTGACAATGTGCAAATGGCTTCAGCTCTTGCTTTAGAGAATCTCTCACAAGAATCCAAGAATTTGACAAAATTACCAGAATTGCCATCACCGGGATTTTGTGGGTCAATCTTTCCTTGTTTAAGCAACCAGCCTGTGGTAACAGGTTTGTGTAGGGTTCATCGTGGGACTTGTACACAAAGAGATACTTTTTGCTTAATAGAAGGACAGGCTCTCGCAAGATTAGTAGCTTTGTTAGACCATACAAACGAGAAGGTGGTTGAAGCATCGTTAGCAGCATTATCCACTTTATTGGATGACGGGGTGAATATAGAAGAAGGGGTGAGTGTACTGTGTGAGGCTGAAGGTATAAAACCGATTCTCGACGTGTTACTCGAGAAGCAAACAGAAAATTTAAGAAGGCGATCAGTTTGGATGGTGGAGAGACTATTACGGACAGAGGATATAGCATATGAAGTATCAGGGGATCCAAATGTTAGTACCGCACTTGTTGATGCATTTCAACATGGTGATTATCGGACCAGACAGATTGCAGAACGTGCCTTGAAACATATAGATAAGATACCAAATTTCTCTGGTATCTTTCCGAACATGGGATAA
- the LOC122588656 gene encoding F-box/kelch-repeat protein At5g42360-like, with amino-acid sequence MISENMEGETSLHQELEVLSVSKRLVRTLSQKLKRKNNVVAAEDEDVRRGISIRCPTLYSRGGGCKVGATTGEEFGDMGCRRRFSTSSEDGKGYKPVCGTGTEDTNMDCFSYGVKERFWKRSNRKIPEVEGVHVFLPDDIVEMCLVRLPLTSLMKARLVCKKWRNLTTTPRFTQMRRDGLYHSPWLFLFGAVKDGFCSREIHALDVSMNQWHKVESEVLKGRFLFSVVSIQENVYIVGGCSSLTNIGRLDRNSVKTHKGVLVFSPLTKSWHKVASMKHARSKPILGVYEVNSDNLTIKSQHNRQDRRLVRTRIGGVSDVYEDPHRLSVRRQLRYSLDENEVSFRQKSDNSSKKNSNRFLIMAVGGVGSWDEPLDSCEIYDSSCNKWTEIQRLPVDFGVVCSGVFCNKLFYVYSENDNLATYDIERGYWIRIQTTLLPARVHEYYPKLISCENRLFMVSVSWCEGEGQIGRRNKAVRKVWELNLMYLNWEEISTHPDAPMDWNAAFVGDKNMILGVEMFKIFGQVLDFLTMFNVSDASKNWIHISRNQVAHQLDASSCMTKSVAIMHL; translated from the coding sequence ATGATATCTGAGAATATGGAGGGTGAGACATCACTTCATCAAGAACTCGAGGTTTTAAGTGTGTCAAAACGTCTTGTTAGAACCCTGAGccaaaagttgaaaagaaagaacaatGTTGTTGCAGCTGAAGACGAGGACGTCAGACGGGGGATTTCAATAAGATGTCCAACTTTATACAGTCGGGGCGGGGGTTGCAAAGTTGGTGCAACAACTGGTGAAGAATTTGGTGATATGGGCTGTCGAAGACGTTTTTCGACTTCTAGTGAAGACGGAAAAGGGTACAAACCAGTATGTGGGACTGGAACCGAGGATACCAATATGGATTGCTTCTCGTATGGAGTAAAGGAGAGATTTTGGAAGAGAAGTAATAGGAAGATTCCTGAAGTCGAAGGTGTACATGTGTTTCTTCCCGATGATATTGTCGAAATGTGTTTAGTGAGGCTCCCGTTGACTAGTCTCATGAAAGCCCGTTTGGTATGTAAAAAATGGAGAAACTTGACTACAACACCTCGATTCACGCAAATGAGACGTGACGGTCTGTATCATAGCCCATGGTTGTTTCTTTTCGGTGCGGTTAAAGATGGATTTTGCTCTCGGGAAATACACGCCTTAGATGTTTCTATGAATCAATGGCATAAAGTCGAGTCAGAAGTTCTTAAAGGCCGGTTCTTGTTCTCGGTTGTCAGCATCCAAGAAAATGTTTACATCGTTGGAGGCTGTTCTAGCTTGACAAATATCGGTAGACTTGACCGAAATTCAGTCAAGACCCACAAAGGGGTTTTGGTGTTTAGCCCGTTAACCAAGTCATGGCATAAGGTTGCATCCATGAAACACGCAAGGTCAAAACCGATTTTAGGGGTATATGAAGTCAACTCAGATAATTTGACCATCAAAAGTCAACACAACCGACAAGATCGACGTCTGGTCAGGACAAGAATCGGTGGAGTATCGGATGTTTACGAGGATCCGCATAGACTTTCAGTTAGACGCCAGTTAAGATACTCTCTTGATGAAAACGAGGTTTCATTTAGACAAAAAAGCGACAACTCGAGCAAAAAGAATTCTAATAGGTTCTTGATTATGGCTGTAGGTGGTGTTGGATCATGGGACGAACCGTTAGATTCATGTGAAATATACGATTCTTCTTGTAATAAATGGACGGAAATCCAAAGATTGCCCGTTGATTTTGGAGTTGTTTGCTCGGGAGTTTTTTGTAACAAGCTATTTTATGTGTATTCAGAAAATGATAACCTAGCAACGTATGACATAGAAAGGGGGTATTGGATCAGAATTCAAACAACACTGTTACCTGCCCGTGTACACGAGTATTACCCAAAGCTGATTTCGTGTGAAAATAGGTTATTTATGGTGTCAGTTTCCTGGTGTGAAGGAGAAGGTCAAATTGGTAGAAGGAATAAAGCGGTTAGAAAGGTGTGGGAACTTAATCTGATGTATCTTAATTGGGAAGAAATTTCAACACATCCCGACGCTCCTATGGATTGGAACGCAGCATTTGTTGgtgacaaaaatatgattttgggggttgagatgtttaaaatttttggtCAGGTGTTGGATTTCTTGACCATGTTTAATGTGTCTGATGCATCAAAGAACTGGATCCACATTTCGAGAAACCAAGTTGCTCATCAACTGGATGCTTCTTCATGCATGACAAAATCCGTAGCTATCATGCACTTGTGA